One genomic region from Quercus robur chromosome 4, dhQueRobu3.1, whole genome shotgun sequence encodes:
- the LOC126722225 gene encoding nudix hydrolase 26, chloroplastic-like isoform X5, with translation MDYTPQGYRRNVGICLINPYKKIFAASRLDINSAWQMPQGGVDEGEDPRSAAIRELREDTGVSSVEIVAEVPYWLTFDFPPEVREKLKHLWESDWKGQVQKWFLVKFTGADEEINLLGDGTEKAEFGKWSWMSPEQIVELAVDFKKPIYKEVMTAFSPYLQ, from the exons ATGGATTATACTCCCCAAGGTTACAGGAGAAACGTTGGTATTTGTCTCATCAATCCTTACAAAAAG ATTTTTGCAGCTTCAAGGTTGGATATAAACAGTGCTTGGCAAATGCCGCAG gGTGGTGTCGATGAGGGTGAAGATCCTAGAAGTGCAGCCATCAGGGAATTAAGAGAAGATACAGGAGTTAGTTCAGTGGAAATTGTTGCAGAA GTACCTTATTGGTTGACATTTGACTTCCCACCTGAAGTCAGGGAAAAGCTTAAACATCTGTGGGAATCAGACTGGAAGGGTCAAGTACAGAAGTG gTTTCTTGTTAAATTCACTGGGGCAGATGAAGAAATCAATCTGTTGGGTGATGGGACAGAGAAAGCTGAATTTGGAAAGTGGTCATGGATGTCTCCAGAACAAATAGTTGAGCTT GCAGTGGATTTTAAGAAGCCTATTTACAAGGAAGTTATGACAGCTTTTTCTCCATATCTTCAGTAA